In Marinomonas maritima, the genomic stretch CAAAGTCGTCGAACAAAATGGCGTACCGATGTTGGAACTGGCCACCAACACAACCGTCGCCTTGCCATTCCCTAAACCAGAATCGCTAAAAGCGTACGTAGGCAAAACCATCCTATTGGGATTGCGCCCAGAAATGATCACTGAACCTCAGCCACACAAAGAAGGTCAGCCTTTTGTTACTACGACCGACGTAGAAGTAGAAGTGACTGAACCAATGGGTGCCGACACCATGATCCTGACGCGTGTGAACAATGCAGAAATCAACTGTCGCTCTAACCCTATGTACCCAGCTGAAGCAGGCTCAATCATCAAGATGATGTTTGATACCTCCAAAGCGGTTGTCTTTGATAAAGAATCAGGTCGACGTCTAGACCTCTAATTGTCTATTTTTATAACGGTTTAGCTATTTAAAGCACGCCTGCGACAGAGTTTACTGCTCTCGCAGGCTTTTTTTTGCCAAAAACACTGTATTACTGCACAAATGGTCAAAATTACTGCACAGTCTCTCGAATTTGTCACAAATATGAGATACATTTTCATAACTGTAATCAAACAAGCCACTCTATAGTGACACTTGATTATCAAGAATCGAAGTACTGTCGACGAATATCATGAAGGGAACTAAACCATGAAATTACCAAAGCGTTTTATCACGCATCTAGCCATTACTGGTGTCGCGCTCTCCGTAACTGCGTGTTCTATGATGGGACCGCAAAAGCCAGACTGGCAAGAAGACAAAGAATACCGCGTGACTATTTTGCACACCAATGATCACCACGGTCGCTTTTGGCAAAATAGTAATGGCGAATACGGCATGGCCGCTCGCAAAACATTAATCGATAACATCCGTGAAGAAGTCGCACTAGACGATGGCAACTCTTTGTTGCTTTCCGGTGGAGACATTAACACCGGCGTTCCAGAGTCAGATCTTCAAGACGCTGAACCAGATTTTCGTGGCATGAACATGCTGAAATACGATGCCATGGCATTGGGTAATCATGAGTTCGACAACCCGCTTTCTGTATTGAAAAAACAACATGACTGGGCAGGCTTTCCTTTCCTATCTGCCAACATTCTAGACGCGAAAACAGGCAAACCACTGTTCGAAGCGTACAAGATTTTCCAAGTAAATGACCTTAAAATCGCTGTTATGGGCCTAACCACAGACGACACGGTGAAATTGGGTAACCCAGAATTCTTAGAAGGTATCCGAATCGAGTCACCGATTGAAGTGGCTCAGAAGTTGGTTCCAGAGTTACGTAAAAAAGCCGACATCGTTATCGCGGTAACCCACATGGGCCACTATCAAGATGGTAATCACGGCGGTAATGCCCCTGGTGATGTCGCGCTAGCACGAGCGGTTCCTGGTATTGACGTTGTAGTGGGTGGGCACTCTCAGAACCCTTTATTCCAGCCAGACGAGCAAAATGGCACGTTGATTTTGCAAGCACACGAATGGGGTAAATACGTTGGACGTTTAGACTTTGTCTATAAAAATGGCGCTATTGTGTGGTCTGAATACCAATTAATCCCTGTTAATTTGAAGAAAAAAGTCAAAGACGCTGAAGGCAAGTCTGTGCGTGTTTTCATTGAAGACGAAATCGCACAAGACCCGACGATGCTTGAAATGTTGTCGCCTTTCCAAGAAAAAGGCCAGGACGAACTGAATGTTGAAATCGGTTTTTCAACCGACGACTTCATTGGCGAGCGTAGCATTGTTCGTAATCAAGAAACTAACCTAGGTAACTTGATTTCTGTTGCGATGAAAGAAAAAGTAAGTGCAGACATCGGTGTCATGAACTCTGGCGGTATCCGTGACAACTTAGAAAAAGGCATCGTTACTTACAAAAGCGTATTGAAAGTACAACCTTTTGGAAACATGGTGTCTTATGTTGACTTTAGTGCAACAGAGTTAACGGATTACCTGACTGCCGCAGCGGCAAAACAAGCAGGTACAGGGGCTTTTGCACAGTTTGATGGCGTTTCTTTAATGCTAAAAGACGGCAAAGCAACCAACATCATGGTGAATGGTAAAGCGCTGAATGCTAGCAAAACCTACCGTATCGCGATGAACAATTACACCGCATCAGGTGGTGACGGTTACCCTAAAATCGTTGATCATCCAAACTATGTAAACTCAGGTTATGTTGATGCTGATGTGTTGGTGGAATACATTCAAAAACACTCCCCGCTTGATGGTGCTAAGTTTGCGCCAACGGGCGCAGTGAAGCGTTAATATCAGCAAACACGAATAAATAACAGATATAAAAAAAGCGCCAGTAGAGTATTCATCTACTGGCGCTTTTTTCGCTTAATACGTCACAAAATCAAAAAAAGGTTACTGCTTCTTATAGGTTAACGACCAAGTCAGCGGTGTCGGTAGTTTTTCAGACTCTAACTTAACGGTAAACAGTAATTCTTGGTCACCGACCTGTTTCCAAGTATTGGTACGTTTGCCTCGTTCGGACTCAAGGATAACAACAACCGAGTCGCTCGTTTGCTGATAAGTGCCGGAGATTTCAACACCTTCTTCGTCTTTTTTAATCACTTCTGCGTTGGCCGTTAGTGGAATGGTATCCACTTCCGCATCATCACATTGCCACTGAAATTGCGTCTCCTGCAAACCCAATAGCCACTGATGACAGATTTGCGTCTGTTTTTTTAATACAGGCCTCGCCAAAGCGCGAATAAAGAAATTCATCTCCTGGGCCACGTTCTCAACAGCGACATCTAACTTAGCTTGCGTGCTGTCAGCATCTTGTAATATCCACTTTCCACCTAAGTCTACGCCCGCAGCCTGTACACCTGAACTGAGCGCAACGCTTAATACACCAACACCAATCAGTCTATTCACCTTACTTCTCCTTATTTTTATTGTGAATAGATGATCGCAAAGAACCGCAAGATTGTAAGGCGCAAAAACGCGCACAATGACTGACATTTAGCGCCACGAAGGTGGCTTTAGATGCTTTGACGCTCTAATGGGAAAGACACGCTGCCACACAGATATTGAGTGGCAATATCACCGGTAACAGGTTTAGAGAAGTAATAACCTTGATATCTCGCACAACCTATTTTTTCTAAAATATTTTTTTCTATCGCGCTTTCTACCCCTTCAGCCAAGACAGACAGATTCATGTGATTCGCCATCGACACAATCGTATTGATGATGACATGACTGTTTGGATCGTTAGAAAGGTCACGAACAAAGGATTGATCTATCTTTAATTGATTGATAGGGAAATGTTGCAAATAACGCAATGAAGAATAGCCCGTTCCAAAATCATCAATAGAAAACCGAACTTGATGCTCTTTAAGCTGCCCCATTTTTTCCGCGACCGACGCGATGTTTTCAACCAACATACCTTCAGTGATTTCTAAATCGAGCAATCTAGGCTCTATCTGCGTGTTTTCTATGACTTCTTTCACTGTGCCTACAAAACTGTCCTTGGCGAATTGATAAGGGCTAATGTTAATGGCCATGCCTTCAAAAGATGCCGGTAACCCCAAGTCTTGCCATACCTTTAATTGCTGGCAGGCGTTGTCTAACACCCAGTATCCGACATCATCAATGATGCCAAGTTCTTCTGCAATGGGTATAAAGCGCGAAGGAGAAACCAAGCCAAGTTCTTCACTAAACCAACGTAACAACACTTCAAAACCTATCAATTTTCCGTTTTTATTCACTTGTGGTTGATAGACTAAATAGAATTCATCGTTGCGAACCGCACTGTGTAAGGCTTTTTCTAACGTGGCCCGTTCGGCTACTTGCGCTTGCATTTCTTGACGATAAAAGCGGAAACCGTTACGGCCGCCCTCTTTCGCCTCATACATAGCCGTATCCGCTTGACGTAGAGCCTCCATGTCATCCGCATCGTCTAAAGGAAACAAGCTAATGCCAATACTTACTGAAATAAATAAATCAGCTTTCTCTAAATGGAACACTTGAGACATCTGAGCCAACAAGGTCTCAGCCAACGAGGTTACTTTTTTCTGTGCTTCATTAAGCTCTATATCAAGCATTGGTATCAACAAAACGAATTCATCGCCACCAATGCGCACCGCCGTATCCGCCTCAGACAGACAGGAAACAATACGTTTAGCCGCTTCAACTAAAAGGGCATCCCCCATATGGTGCCCCATGGAATCATTAATATTTTTAAAACGGTCTAAATCAATAAATAACAACCCTCCTATTTGTCCATTATCCCGAGCCGTGGTAATGACTTGCTGTAAGTTTTGATTTAAAAACCGTCGATTGGGTAGGTTAGTTAGCGCATCGTAATAGGCCAAAAAGTTCACTTGTTCTTGGTCTTTTTTACGCTGGGTAATGTCTCTAAAGGACGCTAAGAAAAAGGCCTCATTGTCTAGCGTAATGATGTTTCCACACACTTCCACAGGAAAGCAATCACCATTACTTTTATGGTATTTCGTCTCATATATTTTGGGATCTCCCTGCGAATTACTCGTCCACCCTTTCAATGTGCTCGGCTCTTGCTCTGGATCGATATCTTGAATATTTAACGTCAGTAACGTGGGAGTGTCATAATCTAATAGTCGGCAAGTTTCGCTATTACAATCCACTATTTGGCCTTTTAAATTGGTGAGTAACATGCATTCGCTGGATTGGTGCAGCACCGCTTTAAAATACGCCTCGCTTTTCGCCAGTTCACTCTCTACTTTCTTACGTTTATGCCAAAGTGCCGTAATAGTACGCGCTAAGATACCCAGTTCGTCTTCACGGGACGTCTGTTTAAACTTCAATTCGGCTGGTTCGTCTTCTTCTTTTTCCAGCCAATTTAGTTGCTCAATCACACGATAAAGCGGCCTCGAAATTTGGAAATAAAACAGCATAAACATGGCTAGGCTGAGTAAAGACGCGGATATAAAGGACGTAGCAACTAAGCGAATACTTCGTCGAATAAAACCATTCGTCGCTGCTGCATTATCAATTGAAACAACAAGAGTACCCACCACCAATTGATCGTCACGTTTTAAAGGCAAGGTAAAACGTGCGGGTAACCCACTAAAAATTTTTGAAGATAACCAGCGTAACGGTAAAGGAGCTAATGACCGATACATGCTTGCCAATTCGTAACCTAAATCATCCTCTAATTTTGCTTTATGAAAGCTATTGGAGCGCATTAAGCCAGTCAAAACAGTCTTGGCTAAATCATCGTCTAAATAGTAAGCCGCTTCTGATGCCGAACTTTCGACAATACGTAACGTCGACATGATCTGATTTTCAATGATTACCTGCTCTTCTTTCCAATCAATAGCAATTTGAAAAGTACTCATTAAGAGACTTAATAGCAACAAAAGCACCAAGGCCCATTTAGCTTGTTTATACGACAGTCGCTTACGCAGAGCTAACATAATCCCTCACTCTATACGGCTATTGAGTTACTAAAGAAAAACCGTATTTCTTTAGTATTTCGTCTCTCTTGCCACTCTTGCTCAATGTATCCAAACCTTTATTTAATACATTACGCCACTTTTCGGCTTCTGGATGCAATTTACTAAAGCAGACAGAGTAATGGTCTAAACCCAACTCTGACACATCATAGAAACTAAGGGAATCGATAACCTGCATACGTTTAGCTGCAAAAATAGCACTATCACGCTCCGTCATGAAAACATCTTGATTACGACGTAATAACACATTAATTCCTTGCTCTAGCCCTGACACAGAAGAGTAAGGAATATCAGCACTGTCTAAAATGTTGGTTTGAGACCAACCATTTACAGCCGCAACATTGTATTTTTTGAGAATATCTAAAGTAGGAATCTCATCATCCAGAAAAGATCGGCGAGTCACAAACGTATTGGCAGAATCACTCAGGTTGTCAGAAAATAGTGCAAATTTTTCACGAATAGGAATGGGTCGACACGATACAGCGCCTAATATCAAGCCCGCTTCCACATCACGCATGATACGTTTCCAAGGCATTAATTCGATTCGAACCGTCACGCCCTGAGTAGCGTATGCGGCACGTAGCACATCGACATCAAAACCATAAACAGTATCCACCACTCCAAAGTTTGACGAAGGCGGCAACTTATTAGCATCAATAACATGAGGAGGAAAATGTATCGTATGCAATACAATTTCTTCAGCGTACAAAACCTTTGGCACGCACAACATTATCACCACAAAAGAAAGTAAAAAACGGCGTATTTTTATCATTATTATGTTCCCCGTCACTCAATTTTTCGTTGAAATAAGCCAACTTACGCCCATTTCACGATGTTTAAATATGAAGCAGAACACAACCCGACTCAAGCATTATAAATGCATTAATACTCTTAATTATCAGCAAAAAACGAGCCCAATGACTAAACACAACGCAAAAAAAATCTAGCCGAAGCTAGATTTTATTAAATACACCACATCCATTACTTATCGGATAAAGCCGCGCGTTGCGCTTCCATTATTTCCGTAATGCCTTTACGCGCCACCGCCAGCATGCCCATCATGTGCTCATCACTAAAGGCCTCACCTTCAGCGGTGCCTTGGATCTCAATGAAACCGCCTTTGTCGTTCATAATGACATTCATATCGGTTTCCGCATTAGAATCTTCAGGGTAATCCAAATCTAAAACAGGTACGCCTTTATAAACACCAACAGAAATCGCCGCGATTTGGGAAACAATTGGGTTCTCTTTAACCTTCTTTTTTCCAACTAAAACACGCATTGCGTCCGACAAAGCAACAAAACCGCCAGTGATAGACGCCGTGCGAGTGCCACCATCTGCTTGAATAACATCACAGTCGATTGTAATCGTGTTTTCACCGAGTTTTTTAAGGTCCACCGCCGCGCGCAAAGAACGACCAATCAAACGCTGAATCTCAACAGTACGGCCACTTTGCTTACCTCGAGCCGCTTCACGGTCCATACGACTGTGTGTTGAACGAGGCAACATACCGTATTCTGCCGTGATCCAACCTTGGCCTTTGCCTTTCAAAAAACGCGGCACGCCAGAAACCACGGTAGCAGTACAAATAACTTTGGTATCGCCACACTCAATTAAAACGGAACCTTCCGCGTGTTTTGTAAAATGACGAGTGATTTTAAGGGGACGTAACTGATCTACTGCTCTTCCGCTTGGGCGCATACTGGTTCTCTCTATTGGTCAACCATCATAAAGTCGCAATTATAACGAACCTACACAAAATTGCGCCCCCAGCGATAGGAAAACACAACAATAAGCGAAACTGTCGAACACGCCTTCCTTGCGTTACACTATCGCCTTTACTTTTATCTCACATCACCTCTACATTTAGGTATTCAACATGACTGCAAGCATGACCGCCTTCTCACGCCAAGAAGCCGTATACGATTGGGGCACCATCAGCTGGGAAGTCCGCTCAGTAAATCAACGCTATTTAGAACCTAACTTCCGCCTGCCAGAAAACTTTCGCGAGCTTGAGTTTGCATTTCGTGACGTGCTGCGTAAGAAAATCAACCGAGGCAAACTGGAGTGCCAACTGCGCTTTCAAGCCGTCGACAAAGCCGCTACCAGCCTGACCATTAACCCTGACAACGCCCAAGCCCTAGCAAACGCCATCGACACACTTGGCACGTGGTTCAAAGACTTAGACCCAGCCAACCCGCTCGACATTTTAAAATGGCCTGGTATTTTAAGCGACTCAGGCACAGACGCTGACATCATGAAAAAAGCGGTCGTGGAACTCTTTAACCAATCTGTCGAAGAGCTAATTCAAGTTCGACTACGCGAAGGTACTCAACTGAAAGAAATAATCGAACAGCGCCTCGATGCGATCGACGCCATCGTTGTTGAAGTTCAAGCCAAGCTGCCAGAAATCATCGCCGCGCAGAAGCAAAACCTCATCAACAAACTAGAAGCGGCCAAAGTCGACCTTGACCCAATGCGCGTCGAAGCTGAAATCGTACTATTGGCACAAAAAGCCGATGTCGCCGAAGAACTCGACCGCCTTGCAACACACAACAAAGAAGTACGCCGTCAGCTACAACAAACAGGCCCAATCGGCCGCCGTCTAGACTTCTTAATGCAAGAACTCAACCGTGAAGCCAACACCCTTTCATCTAAATCCATCGTCGTAGAAACCACCCAAAGCGCCGTGGAATTGAAAGTATTAATCGAACAAATGAGAGAGCAGATCCAAAATATTGA encodes the following:
- the ushA gene encoding bifunctional UDP-sugar hydrolase/5'-nucleotidase UshA, whose product is MKLPKRFITHLAITGVALSVTACSMMGPQKPDWQEDKEYRVTILHTNDHHGRFWQNSNGEYGMAARKTLIDNIREEVALDDGNSLLLSGGDINTGVPESDLQDAEPDFRGMNMLKYDAMALGNHEFDNPLSVLKKQHDWAGFPFLSANILDAKTGKPLFEAYKIFQVNDLKIAVMGLTTDDTVKLGNPEFLEGIRIESPIEVAQKLVPELRKKADIVIAVTHMGHYQDGNHGGNAPGDVALARAVPGIDVVVGGHSQNPLFQPDEQNGTLILQAHEWGKYVGRLDFVYKNGAIVWSEYQLIPVNLKKKVKDAEGKSVRVFIEDEIAQDPTMLEMLSPFQEKGQDELNVEIGFSTDDFIGERSIVRNQETNLGNLISVAMKEKVSADIGVMNSGGIRDNLEKGIVTYKSVLKVQPFGNMVSYVDFSATELTDYLTAAAAKQAGTGAFAQFDGVSLMLKDGKATNIMVNGKALNASKTYRIAMNNYTASGGDGYPKIVDHPNYVNSGYVDADVLVEYIQKHSPLDGAKFAPTGAVKR
- a CDS encoding sensor domain-containing protein encodes the protein MSTFQIAIDWKEEQVIIENQIMSTLRIVESSASEAAYYLDDDLAKTVLTGLMRSNSFHKAKLEDDLGYELASMYRSLAPLPLRWLSSKIFSGLPARFTLPLKRDDQLVVGTLVVSIDNAAATNGFIRRSIRLVATSFISASLLSLAMFMLFYFQISRPLYRVIEQLNWLEKEEDEPAELKFKQTSREDELGILARTITALWHKRKKVESELAKSEAYFKAVLHQSSECMLLTNLKGQIVDCNSETCRLLDYDTPTLLTLNIQDIDPEQEPSTLKGWTSNSQGDPKIYETKYHKSNGDCFPVEVCGNIITLDNEAFFLASFRDITQRKKDQEQVNFLAYYDALTNLPNRRFLNQNLQQVITTARDNGQIGGLLFIDLDRFKNINDSMGHHMGDALLVEAAKRIVSCLSEADTAVRIGGDEFVLLIPMLDIELNEAQKKVTSLAETLLAQMSQVFHLEKADLFISVSIGISLFPLDDADDMEALRQADTAMYEAKEGGRNGFRFYRQEMQAQVAERATLEKALHSAVRNDEFYLVYQPQVNKNGKLIGFEVLLRWFSEELGLVSPSRFIPIAEELGIIDDVGYWVLDNACQQLKVWQDLGLPASFEGMAINISPYQFAKDSFVGTVKEVIENTQIEPRLLDLEITEGMLVENIASVAEKMGQLKEHQVRFSIDDFGTGYSSLRYLQHFPINQLKIDQSFVRDLSNDPNSHVIINTIVSMANHMNLSVLAEGVESAIEKNILEKIGCARYQGYYFSKPVTGDIATQYLCGSVSFPLERQSI
- a CDS encoding substrate-binding periplasmic protein — translated: MIKIRRFLLSFVVIMLCVPKVLYAEEIVLHTIHFPPHVIDANKLPPSSNFGVVDTVYGFDVDVLRAAYATQGVTVRIELMPWKRIMRDVEAGLILGAVSCRPIPIREKFALFSDNLSDSANTFVTRRSFLDDEIPTLDILKKYNVAAVNGWSQTNILDSADIPYSSVSGLEQGINVLLRRNQDVFMTERDSAIFAAKRMQVIDSLSFYDVSELGLDHYSVCFSKLHPEAEKWRNVLNKGLDTLSKSGKRDEILKKYGFSLVTQ
- the rph gene encoding ribonuclease PH, producing the protein MRPSGRAVDQLRPLKITRHFTKHAEGSVLIECGDTKVICTATVVSGVPRFLKGKGQGWITAEYGMLPRSTHSRMDREAARGKQSGRTVEIQRLIGRSLRAAVDLKKLGENTITIDCDVIQADGGTRTASITGGFVALSDAMRVLVGKKKVKENPIVSQIAAISVGVYKGVPVLDLDYPEDSNAETDMNVIMNDKGGFIEIQGTAEGEAFSDEHMMGMLAVARKGITEIMEAQRAALSDK
- a CDS encoding YicC/YloC family endoribonuclease, which translates into the protein MTASMTAFSRQEAVYDWGTISWEVRSVNQRYLEPNFRLPENFRELEFAFRDVLRKKINRGKLECQLRFQAVDKAATSLTINPDNAQALANAIDTLGTWFKDLDPANPLDILKWPGILSDSGTDADIMKKAVVELFNQSVEELIQVRLREGTQLKEIIEQRLDAIDAIVVEVQAKLPEIIAAQKQNLINKLEAAKVDLDPMRVEAEIVLLAQKADVAEELDRLATHNKEVRRQLQQTGPIGRRLDFLMQELNREANTLSSKSIVVETTQSAVELKVLIEQMREQIQNIE